The following coding sequences lie in one Nitratireductor mangrovi genomic window:
- a CDS encoding tripartite tricarboxylate transporter permease, producing the protein MLTEFSTFALEVLTSPTLLGLGVCATLLGIILGALPGISSTMTLAVLLPFSFSMSPHVAMIFLIGAFYGSVYGGSISAILINIPGTPGSMVTQLDGYPMARRGDAGQALTYALVASTIGGLFGIVGLMLFAPILAKAAFAFQSPEYAVIMVFGLSMLAYASPGSTYLGIMSGILGLVLGMVGLDVVTNLSRFDFGIHRLQGGINIIPFAVGIFGLAEVLRLLEKPLDSDRSASRIANLWPSFGQIAAKFGTAIRSSTIGLLVGIIPAAGSAVAVSISYAQEKKLFGRRETFGDGNPRGIVAAEAGNNACVGGALIPLITLGIPGDTMTAVLIGALLVHGLRPGPDLFVEHPDFIASIYVALTLTVLVTFLLALPLMRVFARLLSVPPRILLVGVLILCVTGSYAVQNSLFDVLLMIFFGCVGYLLAKFGVPTAPVMFGLVLGPVLEENLRRTMIVYGDWSVFLTRPICALMLAVTAIIIFFPLIAGLRRRITRTQNA; encoded by the coding sequence ATGCTGACAGAATTTTCAACATTTGCGCTGGAGGTTCTCACCAGTCCCACGCTGCTCGGGCTCGGCGTTTGTGCGACGTTGCTCGGCATCATTCTCGGCGCGTTGCCCGGCATCAGTTCCACGATGACGCTGGCGGTGTTGTTACCATTTTCCTTCTCCATGTCGCCGCATGTGGCGATGATCTTCCTGATCGGCGCCTTCTACGGCAGTGTTTATGGTGGTTCGATCTCGGCTATCCTGATCAACATCCCCGGAACGCCGGGCTCGATGGTTACCCAACTCGATGGTTATCCTATGGCCCGGCGCGGTGATGCCGGCCAAGCGCTGACCTACGCGCTGGTGGCCTCCACGATCGGGGGTTTGTTCGGCATTGTTGGTCTCATGCTGTTCGCGCCGATCCTGGCCAAGGCGGCGTTTGCCTTCCAAAGTCCGGAGTATGCGGTCATCATGGTCTTCGGCTTGTCGATGCTGGCCTATGCGTCGCCAGGCTCGACTTATCTCGGCATAATGTCGGGCATCCTCGGCCTCGTACTCGGCATGGTCGGCCTCGACGTGGTGACAAATCTGTCGCGCTTCGATTTTGGAATCCATCGTCTGCAGGGCGGCATCAATATTATCCCGTTCGCGGTCGGGATTTTCGGCCTGGCCGAAGTCTTGCGGCTGCTGGAAAAGCCGCTTGATAGCGATCGCAGCGCCAGCCGTATTGCTAATCTCTGGCCATCGTTCGGTCAGATCGCCGCCAAATTCGGCACCGCGATCCGGTCCTCTACAATCGGCCTGCTGGTCGGGATCATTCCCGCCGCCGGCTCGGCGGTGGCGGTATCAATCTCCTATGCTCAGGAAAAGAAGCTCTTTGGCCGGCGCGAGACCTTTGGCGATGGCAATCCGCGCGGCATCGTTGCGGCCGAGGCGGGCAACAATGCCTGTGTCGGCGGTGCGCTCATTCCGCTAATCACGCTCGGCATTCCAGGCGATACGATGACCGCCGTCCTGATCGGCGCGCTACTGGTCCACGGCTTGCGGCCTGGGCCGGACCTCTTCGTCGAACATCCCGACTTCATCGCCTCGATCTATGTCGCTCTGACGCTCACCGTACTGGTGACCTTCCTGCTGGCGCTGCCCTTGATGCGGGTCTTCGCGCGGTTGTTGAGTGTTCCCCCGCGCATCCTGCTTGTCGGTGTCCTCATCCTGTGCGTGACCGGGTCCTACGCGGTTCAGAACTCGCTGTTCGACGTGCTTTTGATGATCTTCTTCGGCTGTGTCGGCTACCTGCTGGCGAAGTTCGGCGTGCCGACGGCTCCGGTCATGTTCGGTCTCGTTCTGGGGCCGGTGCTGGAAGAGAACCTGCGACGCACCATGATCGTATACGGCGACTGGAGCGTGTTTCTTACGCGCCCGATCTGCGCGCTGATGCTGGCGGTAACGGCCATCATCATTTTCTTTCCTCTAATTGCGGGCCTGCGACGCAGAATCACCCGCACGCAAAACGCCTGA
- a CDS encoding tripartite tricarboxylate transporter substrate binding protein, with the protein MGEHLMRLKKLAALALSVALLGLAGAGTAAAFPDKPVTLVVPWPAGGGSDTLMRMIAEGATSSLGQPVVVVNKPGAGGSLGLREVAESPPDGYTMSMVATGFIAEQYGNPNSPTLDQYKVVAFIGVDPAIIAAGRDTGIKTLEQLVAEGKAEPGKLRNANDQPGGTAFVAASLMEIALGIDLTLVPYQGSAPVVQAILSGETQTATPSVTDLIAQHKAGEVTILAVAGAERHFMAPDIPTFTEAGFPLVTGTVRAIVVPAQTPDDVVAKLEAAIMTALSDEDFKKRATAAGFSIAPLGSADATAFLKKMDEDMYPVLLEAGLVKVRQK; encoded by the coding sequence ATGGGAGAACATCTGATGAGACTGAAAAAACTTGCGGCGCTTGCGCTGTCGGTAGCCTTGCTCGGCCTGGCCGGAGCCGGCACCGCCGCCGCGTTCCCAGACAAGCCCGTCACGCTTGTCGTGCCGTGGCCGGCCGGTGGCGGTAGCGACACCTTGATGCGCATGATCGCGGAAGGCGCGACTAGCTCGCTCGGTCAGCCCGTGGTGGTCGTGAACAAGCCCGGCGCCGGCGGTTCACTCGGCCTGCGCGAAGTCGCCGAGAGCCCACCCGACGGCTACACCATGAGCATGGTCGCCACCGGTTTCATTGCCGAACAATACGGCAATCCCAATTCGCCAACGCTGGACCAGTATAAAGTTGTCGCCTTCATCGGCGTCGATCCCGCGATCATTGCGGCCGGCAGGGACACCGGTATCAAGACGCTCGAGCAGCTGGTCGCCGAAGGTAAGGCGGAGCCAGGCAAGCTGCGCAATGCCAACGACCAGCCCGGCGGCACGGCCTTCGTGGCGGCTTCGCTGATGGAAATCGCCCTCGGCATCGACCTGACGCTCGTGCCCTATCAGGGGTCGGCGCCGGTGGTGCAGGCCATCTTGTCTGGCGAGACCCAGACTGCCACGCCCTCGGTCACCGATCTAATCGCCCAGCACAAGGCTGGCGAGGTGACGATCCTGGCCGTGGCCGGTGCCGAGAGGCATTTTATGGCGCCAGACATTCCCACGTTCACGGAAGCCGGCTTCCCGCTGGTGACCGGTACGGTTCGCGCCATCGTCGTCCCGGCCCAGACGCCGGACGATGTAGTCGCGAAGCTGGAAGCCGCAATCATGACGGCCCTTAGCGATGAGGACTTCAAGAAACGGGCGACCGCGGCCGGCTTTTCGATTGCGCCGTTGGGGTCGGCAGACGCGACCGCCTTCCTGAAAAAGATGGACGAGGACATGTATCCGGTACTGCTGGAGGCCGGCCTCGTAAAAGTCCGGCAGAAATGA
- a CDS encoding tripartite tricarboxylate transporter TctB family protein has translation MSRTEATGKPAPRYKAGQAAGGDGDRRPEFTELLAGVAFAGIALVGMTSLANNEYLELGRSGSDPGPGFVPWIALTVLLVGGIVHMLSVLRRAVVAGGFGVANGEFSLARLWVPALMLASLVVYQAALRPFGFLAASITFGVVWVAVLHWRSANGVRSRHVFQLPAEGAALAVGVYLIFRHGIQVPLP, from the coding sequence ATGAGCCGGACCGAAGCAACCGGAAAACCGGCGCCCCGATACAAAGCGGGCCAGGCTGCGGGCGGCGACGGAGATCGTCGCCCGGAGTTCACCGAACTCCTCGCAGGGGTCGCCTTTGCTGGAATTGCGCTGGTGGGCATGACGAGCCTTGCCAACAACGAATATCTCGAACTTGGACGCAGCGGGTCCGATCCGGGGCCGGGGTTCGTGCCTTGGATTGCGCTCACCGTCCTGCTGGTCGGCGGCATTGTCCATATGCTTTCCGTTTTGCGCCGCGCTGTCGTTGCTGGCGGTTTCGGCGTAGCCAACGGCGAGTTTTCGCTCGCGCGGTTGTGGGTACCGGCATTGATGCTGGCGTCGCTGGTGGTCTACCAGGCCGCGCTAAGACCGTTCGGTTTCCTGGCCGCTAGCATCACTTTTGGCGTTGTCTGGGTTGCCGTCCTGCATTGGCGTTCAGCCAACGGGGTGCGTTCGCGCCATGTTTTCCAGTTGCCTGCTGAGGGTGCAGCTCTCGCCGTCGGCGTCTATCTGATTTTCCGTCACGGCATCCAGGTGCCACTCCCGTGA